From candidate division KSB1 bacterium, the proteins below share one genomic window:
- a CDS encoding galactose-1-phosphate uridylyltransferase, producing the protein MNELRRDPVSGRWSIIIQDPIQTDRLLVNLRQRTKATERYDPNCPFCQGNESQTPPEIHAVRAVGPANAPGWLVRVVPDKFPVLRVEGALNNRAHGMYDMLDGIGAHEIVVETPEHNRWVTELDEAHLVQVLRTYQLRIADLKRDLRFRYILVYKSHGEAMGPAGQHSYSYVIATPVTPPRVKQELLSCAQHFSMKERCLICDVVRQEENEGSRIVIDGRDYLAFVPFASGSPLETWIVPKRHETFFESTQGLEELASIYRRTLGAICELLHEPNYVMLIHSGPNTTYGQRRGYWRTLTQDYHWHMEIVPMVRGFTSFELVSGMRVNFLPPERGAAMLREKV; encoded by the coding sequence GTGAACGAGCTACGAAGGGACCCCGTCTCGGGGCGCTGGAGCATTATCATTCAGGACCCGATCCAGACGGATCGCCTGCTGGTGAACCTTCGGCAACGAACCAAAGCCACCGAAAGATACGACCCGAATTGCCCCTTTTGCCAGGGGAATGAATCGCAGACGCCGCCGGAAATCCACGCCGTGCGGGCTGTTGGCCCGGCGAACGCCCCGGGATGGCTTGTGCGAGTCGTTCCGGACAAGTTTCCGGTGCTGCGCGTGGAGGGGGCTCTCAACAATCGCGCCCACGGGATGTACGACATGCTGGACGGGATCGGGGCGCACGAGATCGTCGTCGAAACCCCCGAGCACAACCGCTGGGTCACCGAGCTGGACGAAGCCCACCTGGTGCAGGTCCTGCGCACCTACCAGCTGCGGATCGCTGATCTCAAGAGAGACCTGCGCTTCCGGTATATCCTGGTGTACAAGTCCCACGGCGAGGCGATGGGGCCAGCCGGACAGCACAGCTATTCCTACGTCATCGCCACTCCGGTAACCCCGCCTCGGGTCAAGCAGGAGCTTCTCAGCTGCGCACAGCACTTCTCAATGAAAGAACGCTGTCTGATCTGCGACGTCGTGCGGCAAGAGGAGAACGAGGGGAGCCGCATCGTAATCGACGGACGGGACTACCTGGCCTTTGTGCCCTTTGCATCCGGCTCCCCCCTTGAGACCTGGATCGTCCCGAAGCGGCACGAAACCTTCTTCGAGAGCACCCAGGGCTTAGAGGAGCTGGCCTCCATTTATCGCCGGACCTTGGGGGCGATCTGCGAGTTGCTGCACGAGCCCAACTACGTGATGCTGATCCACAGCGGACCGAACACTACCTACGGGCAGCGCAGGGGTTACTGGCGCACTCTGACGCAGGATTACCACTGGCACATGGAGATCGTGCCAATGGTCCGCGGCTTCACCAGCTTTGAGCTCGTATCCGGGATGCGGGTCAATTTCCTGCCTCCGGAGCGCGGCGCCGCGATGCTGCGGGAAAAGGTCTAA
- the acpS gene encoding holo-ACP synthase: protein MLGVGIDIVEVERIRRAVERWGDRFLQRILTEEELRDCRARGQFYHSVAARFAAKEAFVKAIPGDTARSLPWHEFAVRSVASGRPLPELGERARRLVGHHRVYLSLTHAEAYAAAVVIIE from the coding sequence ATGCTCGGGGTCGGTATCGATATCGTAGAGGTCGAGAGGATTCGGCGTGCGGTAGAGCGCTGGGGAGATCGCTTCCTCCAGCGCATCCTCACCGAAGAGGAACTGCGCGATTGCCGGGCTCGGGGTCAGTTCTACCACTCCGTGGCCGCCCGCTTTGCGGCCAAAGAAGCGTTCGTGAAGGCCATCCCCGGCGATACCGCCCGCAGCCTGCCCTGGCACGAGTTCGCCGTCCGAAGCGTCGCCTCGGGACGCCCCCTCCCAGAGCTGGGGGAGAGGGCCAGGCGACTCGTCGGGCACCATCGCGTGTACCTCAGCCTGACACACGCCGAGGCCTACGCCGCGGCGGTCGTGATCATCGAGTAG
- a CDS encoding NAD(P)H-hydrate dehydratase — protein MRLLVTASEMAAMDREAIEEIGIPGVVLMENAGLGVVSVIQDMLGSVAGRRVAIVCGKGNNGGDGYVVARHLHNAGCDVDVYLLAEPEAVRGDARVHLDVIRNMGIPVHVVRSTDDFDPSPEPHLVVDAIFGTGITGPVQGLPAEIIRKINGLGVPVVAVDLPSGLNADTGAVEGPCVAARRTVTMAQIKRGLVLPPGRDYAGQVHVVDIGMPRSLKSATRVRTFLVDRSDAVRALPRRPSDAHKNRVGLVYVVAGSTGMTGAATLTALSALRAGSGLVYLGIPGSLNPILEVKATEVITHPLPEATPGTLAAEAWPLLEERLQNVHVAAVGPGLGTHPSTAQLVERIVQLAPVPLVLDADGLNNLSGRTELLASRRWPTVITPHPGELSRLCGLSTREILADRIEVARRFAQEWRVVLVLKGSPTVTASPDGNVYVNTTGNAGMATGGSGDVLTGIIASLMGQGLGALEAAWLGVYVHGLAGDVARERLGQMGMIAGDILRAVPSVLRALENARDAQP, from the coding sequence ATGAGGCTCCTTGTCACCGCATCCGAGATGGCCGCCATGGACCGCGAGGCGATCGAGGAGATCGGCATCCCTGGCGTCGTCCTGATGGAAAACGCGGGTCTGGGCGTGGTGTCCGTCATTCAGGACATGCTCGGCAGCGTAGCGGGGCGACGGGTAGCCATCGTCTGCGGCAAGGGAAACAACGGCGGCGACGGCTACGTGGTGGCACGCCACCTCCACAACGCCGGCTGTGACGTGGACGTCTATCTCCTTGCCGAACCAGAGGCCGTGCGCGGCGACGCCCGTGTGCACCTGGACGTCATCCGAAACATGGGGATCCCGGTGCACGTGGTGCGATCCACCGACGACTTCGATCCATCGCCCGAGCCCCACCTCGTCGTAGATGCCATCTTCGGCACGGGCATCACAGGTCCCGTGCAGGGACTGCCGGCGGAGATCATCCGCAAGATCAACGGCCTCGGCGTCCCGGTTGTCGCGGTAGACCTGCCTTCGGGTCTTAATGCGGACACCGGCGCCGTCGAGGGGCCGTGTGTGGCCGCCCGCCGGACCGTGACCATGGCCCAGATCAAGCGGGGACTGGTGCTGCCCCCCGGACGCGACTACGCAGGGCAGGTCCATGTGGTGGACATCGGCATGCCCCGCAGCCTGAAGAGCGCCACGCGCGTCCGGACCTTCCTCGTCGATCGCTCCGATGCCGTGCGCGCCCTGCCGCGCCGACCGTCCGACGCCCACAAGAACCGCGTGGGTCTGGTGTACGTGGTGGCTGGCTCCACCGGGATGACGGGCGCTGCCACCCTCACAGCTCTCTCGGCGCTCCGCGCAGGCTCCGGACTTGTGTACCTGGGCATCCCCGGCTCCCTGAACCCCATCCTCGAGGTGAAGGCCACCGAGGTCATCACGCATCCCCTGCCTGAAGCCACACCGGGTACCCTGGCGGCCGAAGCCTGGCCGCTTCTGGAGGAGCGGCTGCAAAACGTCCACGTGGCCGCCGTAGGACCTGGGTTAGGAACGCACCCCTCCACGGCGCAGCTCGTGGAGAGAATTGTACAGCTGGCGCCCGTGCCCCTGGTTCTGGACGCGGACGGGCTCAACAACCTGAGCGGCAGGACCGAGCTCCTTGCGTCGAGGCGCTGGCCTACGGTGATCACTCCGCATCCCGGCGAGCTCTCGCGCCTGTGCGGACTTAGCACGCGCGAGATCCTCGCTGACCGGATCGAGGTGGCCCGGCGCTTCGCTCAGGAGTGGCGAGTGGTTCTCGTGCTGAAAGGCTCACCTACGGTGACAGCCTCACCGGACGGGAACGTCTACGTCAACACCACGGGTAATGCCGGGATGGCTACGGGAGGCTCCGGAGACGTGCTCACGGGAATCATTGCCTCCCTGATGGGACAGGGCCTGGGGGCGTTGGAGGCCGCCTGGCTCGGCGTCTACGTCCATGGCCTGGCCGGTGACGTCGCCAGGGAACGCCTGGGCCAGATGGGCATGATCGCGGGCGACATCTTGCGAGCCGTGCCGAGCGTTCTGCGCGCCCTTGAAAACGCCCGGGATGCCCAGCCATGA
- a CDS encoding VanZ family protein, whose amino-acid sequence MSPFVRYQLPAILYAVLIFVISSIPTLAPPPIGIEWDDKIYHFLEYGAFGYLCARAFYYQGNRVLRDFALIITLVTGSLYAVSDELHQSLVPGRYADVGDFLADVVGVILGVVLFARTRVPWHRARARLEKRREPRSRSVRVVADKRP is encoded by the coding sequence ATGAGCCCCTTCGTCCGCTATCAGCTGCCGGCCATCCTCTACGCCGTCCTGATCTTCGTGATCTCCTCGATTCCGACCCTCGCCCCCCCACCGATCGGGATCGAGTGGGATGATAAGATCTATCATTTCCTCGAGTACGGCGCCTTCGGGTACCTCTGCGCGCGGGCGTTCTACTATCAGGGCAACCGGGTCCTACGCGACTTCGCTCTGATCATCACCCTTGTGACCGGGTCTCTGTACGCGGTCAGCGACGAGCTGCACCAGTCGCTGGTCCCAGGGCGGTATGCCGATGTCGGCGATTTCCTGGCCGATGTGGTGGGGGTGATCCTCGGGGTCGTGCTCTTCGCACGGACTCGTGTACCCTGGCACCGCGCCCGCGCCAGACTGGAGAAGCGGAGGGAGCCGCGTTCCCGTTCCGTGCGCGTGGTTGCGGACAAGCGTCCATGA
- a CDS encoding ATP-dependent Clp protease ATP-binding subunit, giving the protein MKNNFSSRVQMVIQFAREEALRLGHDYIGTEHILLGLIREGEGIAVEVLRNLGVDLEELKRAIEDAVRSTGETMTIGNIPFTKRAEKILKLAYVEADKYKSDIIGTEHLLLALVKEKEGVAAQILQSFDVTYEAVKNELDNILRGSPSVSESGQKRTKTPALDHFGRDLTELARRGELDPVIGRDKEIERVAQILSRRKKNNPVLIGEPGVGKTAIAEGLALRIVEKKVPRILHNKRVVTLDLGAIVAGTKYRGQFEERIKAILNEIVKAKDVILFIDELHTIVGAGGASGSLDASNMFKPALARGELQCIGATTLDEYRQYIEKDGALERRFQKVMVDPPSSEETYAILKGLQPRYEAHHRVKYTDEALRAAVRLSDRYITDRFQPDKAIDVMDETGARVHLANIKVPKEITDLEEEIKRLRREKEAVIKAQEFERAAILRDREKQLQRKLEEAKERWREAEDEIVGIVTEEDVAEVVSMMTGIPVHRVAQSETEKLLKMEEELKKRIVGQDEVIHLLSKAILRTRAGLKDPNRPIGSFIFLGPTGVGKTQLAKELARYLFETEDALIRIDMSEYMEKFSVSRLTGAPPGYVGYEEGGQLTERVRRHPYSVVLFDEIEKAHPDVFNILLQILDDGRLTDGLGRRVDFKNTIIIMTSNLGTREIRKGGALGFGKQEVQEDYETMRSRIMEEVKRVFNPEFLNRVDEVVVFRPLSREDMFRIVDIVIDEMLNRVSERRIQVKLSQSAKEFLVDKGFDPVYGARPLKRTIQRYVQDPLAEEILRGRFGDGSIIEVQAKKQGDGLQFREIGRLGVEGEAHGENAATAESIEEN; this is encoded by the coding sequence ATGAAAAACAACTTCTCCAGCCGTGTTCAGATGGTGATTCAGTTTGCCCGAGAGGAGGCGCTGCGTCTCGGGCATGATTATATTGGGACGGAGCACATTCTTCTGGGGCTGATTCGGGAGGGGGAGGGGATAGCGGTCGAGGTGCTCCGCAACCTGGGGGTCGACCTGGAGGAACTGAAGCGCGCCATCGAGGATGCGGTCCGCTCCACGGGCGAGACCATGACCATCGGCAATATCCCCTTCACCAAGCGCGCCGAGAAGATCCTCAAGCTTGCCTATGTGGAGGCGGACAAGTACAAGTCGGACATCATCGGCACCGAACACCTCCTCCTGGCGCTCGTCAAAGAGAAAGAAGGAGTGGCGGCGCAGATCCTCCAGTCCTTCGACGTCACCTACGAGGCCGTAAAGAACGAGCTCGACAACATCCTCCGCGGCTCGCCGAGCGTTTCCGAATCGGGCCAGAAGCGTACCAAGACCCCTGCCCTGGACCACTTCGGACGGGACCTCACGGAACTGGCCCGGCGGGGTGAGCTGGATCCGGTTATCGGCCGAGACAAGGAGATCGAGCGGGTGGCCCAGATCCTCAGCCGCCGGAAGAAGAACAACCCCGTACTCATCGGCGAGCCAGGCGTAGGCAAGACGGCCATCGCCGAGGGGTTGGCGCTGCGGATCGTCGAGAAGAAGGTGCCGCGGATCCTCCACAACAAGCGCGTCGTGACCCTCGACCTGGGCGCGATTGTGGCGGGCACCAAGTACCGTGGCCAGTTCGAAGAGCGAATCAAGGCCATCCTGAACGAGATCGTCAAGGCCAAGGACGTCATCCTGTTCATTGACGAGCTTCACACCATCGTGGGTGCTGGCGGTGCTTCCGGCTCGCTGGATGCCTCCAACATGTTCAAGCCGGCCCTTGCCCGCGGGGAGCTCCAGTGCATCGGCGCCACCACCTTGGACGAGTACCGGCAGTACATCGAGAAAGACGGTGCCCTGGAACGGCGCTTCCAGAAGGTGATGGTGGATCCGCCGTCGTCCGAGGAAACCTACGCCATTCTCAAGGGCCTCCAGCCGCGCTACGAGGCGCACCACCGCGTCAAGTACACCGACGAAGCGCTGCGCGCCGCCGTGCGCCTGTCTGACCGCTACATCACGGACCGCTTCCAGCCAGACAAAGCCATCGACGTGATGGACGAGACGGGCGCGCGGGTGCACCTGGCGAACATCAAGGTGCCGAAGGAGATCACCGACCTGGAGGAGGAGATCAAGCGCCTGCGGCGCGAGAAAGAGGCGGTGATCAAGGCGCAGGAGTTCGAGCGCGCGGCTATCCTCCGCGATCGCGAGAAGCAGCTCCAGCGCAAGCTCGAGGAGGCGAAGGAGCGCTGGCGGGAGGCGGAAGATGAGATCGTCGGCATCGTAACGGAGGAAGACGTCGCCGAAGTCGTCTCGATGATGACCGGTATCCCTGTGCACCGCGTGGCGCAGTCGGAGACCGAAAAGCTCCTCAAAATGGAAGAGGAGCTGAAGAAGCGGATCGTCGGACAGGACGAGGTAATCCACCTCCTGTCCAAGGCCATTCTGCGCACGCGGGCCGGTCTGAAAGATCCGAATCGACCCATCGGCTCCTTCATTTTCCTCGGGCCTACGGGTGTAGGGAAGACCCAGCTGGCGAAGGAGCTGGCCCGCTATCTGTTCGAGACGGAGGACGCCCTCATTCGCATCGACATGTCGGAGTACATGGAGAAGTTCAGCGTCTCGCGCCTGACGGGCGCGCCTCCGGGTTACGTCGGCTACGAAGAGGGCGGGCAGCTGACCGAGCGTGTCCGCAGACACCCGTATTCGGTGGTGCTGTTCGACGAGATTGAGAAGGCGCACCCGGACGTGTTCAACATCCTGCTCCAGATCCTGGACGACGGGCGCCTCACCGACGGTCTCGGCCGCCGCGTGGACTTCAAGAATACGATCATCATCATGACCTCGAACCTGGGCACGCGGGAGATCCGCAAGGGAGGAGCGCTGGGATTCGGGAAACAGGAGGTCCAGGAAGACTACGAAACGATGCGCTCCCGCATCATGGAGGAAGTGAAGCGCGTCTTTAACCCCGAATTCCTGAACCGAGTGGACGAGGTGGTCGTCTTCCGGCCGCTGAGCCGCGAGGACATGTTCCGTATCGTGGACATCGTCATCGACGAGATGCTGAACCGCGTCTCCGAGCGGCGAATCCAGGTCAAGCTGAGCCAGTCCGCCAAGGAGTTCCTTGTGGACAAGGGCTTCGACCCCGTGTACGGGGCACGGCCGCTGAAGCGAACGATTCAGCGCTACGTGCAGGACCCGCTGGCCGAGGAGATCCTGCGCGGCCGATTCGGGGACGGCAGCATCATCGAGGTGCAGGCCAAGAAGCAGGGGGATGGCTTGCAGTTCCGCGAGATCGGGCGCCTTGGCGTAGAGGGCGAAGCGCACGGGGAAAACGCAGCCACCGCCGAAAGCATCGAAGAGAACTGA
- a CDS encoding ATP--guanido phosphotransferase has protein sequence MTTPVAQDELRRMAAVPPGWLAAHGPQAERVISTRIRLARNLAGRRFPPHARTDQLEEVLQEVTSRRQTVPAMKHCLYWRVDELSDVERRFLLERRLLSPEVLARPRPAGLLVSPDESFSVMVNEEDHFRLQSLESGLDTTSGWGVLAELDDQLNEAFQLAFSEEFGYLTSCPTNTGTGMRVSVFLHLPGLALSGTLEEVVKQLGFTEFTFRGFYGEGTQAVGNIFQVSNQVTLGRTEEKLLERMARVAEDLIGLEKKALEGLLQTSRVRVEDVVERAVGIIRHARLIGALECVNLLSSLRMGMLAGYLPAHFRVVNELLVLAQSAHLQLREGRQLSDEETDRLRAEYLRERLAGIVT, from the coding sequence ATGACGACGCCGGTGGCACAAGACGAGCTGCGCCGAATGGCCGCTGTGCCTCCAGGATGGCTGGCCGCCCATGGCCCGCAGGCGGAACGGGTGATCAGCACGCGCATTCGCCTGGCGCGAAACCTGGCGGGGCGCCGCTTCCCTCCCCATGCCCGCACCGACCAGCTCGAGGAGGTGCTTCAGGAAGTTACGAGCCGCCGCCAGACTGTCCCGGCCATGAAACACTGCCTCTACTGGCGGGTGGACGAGCTCAGCGACGTGGAGCGGCGGTTTCTCTTGGAACGACGCTTGCTCTCGCCCGAGGTGCTGGCGCGGCCGCGACCTGCCGGACTGCTGGTGTCGCCCGATGAAAGCTTCTCGGTAATGGTGAACGAGGAGGACCACTTCCGTCTGCAAAGCCTCGAAAGCGGTCTCGACACCACCAGCGGATGGGGTGTACTCGCAGAGCTCGATGACCAGCTGAACGAGGCATTCCAGCTGGCGTTTTCTGAGGAATTTGGCTATCTTACATCGTGCCCAACCAATACGGGCACCGGAATGCGCGTAAGTGTGTTCCTGCATCTGCCAGGGTTGGCCCTATCCGGGACCTTGGAAGAAGTTGTAAAGCAGTTGGGATTCACCGAATTCACCTTCCGCGGCTTCTACGGCGAGGGGACGCAGGCCGTGGGCAATATCTTCCAGGTGTCGAATCAGGTCACTCTGGGTAGGACAGAAGAAAAACTTCTTGAGCGGATGGCCAGAGTTGCCGAAGATTTGATTGGCTTGGAGAAAAAGGCCCTGGAAGGCCTCCTGCAAACGAGCCGGGTGCGGGTGGAGGATGTCGTGGAGCGAGCCGTGGGTATTATCCGGCACGCGCGGCTGATCGGGGCTCTGGAATGTGTGAATCTCCTCAGCAGCCTCCGCATGGGAATGCTGGCGGGCTATCTTCCGGCCCACTTCCGGGTGGTGAACGAGCTCCTGGTGCTCGCTCAGTCGGCACACCTGCAGCTCAGGGAAGGGCGCCAACTTTCCGATGAAGAAACCGATCGCCTGCGCGCCGAATACCTCCGCGAACGTCTGGCAGGGATCGTAACCTGA
- a CDS encoding UvrB/UvrC motif-containing protein codes for MLCEICHSRPATVQLTQIVHTQKLELHICQPCAEAHGLTLPFAVLPHLLGGLLLQAIGQAHPSVPVQSMPSCPHCGHTYRDVEQTGLLGCSECYRVFAEPLRTLLRRIHGSAKHIGSRPPHLRRRVAVQSPEEIRRALEEAVAREEYERAAELRDLLRDLTRGTSETRQ; via the coding sequence ATGCTCTGCGAGATCTGCCACAGTCGTCCGGCGACCGTCCAGCTGACCCAGATCGTCCACACCCAGAAATTGGAACTGCACATCTGTCAGCCCTGCGCCGAAGCCCATGGGCTTACTCTCCCCTTTGCGGTTCTGCCTCACCTACTGGGCGGTCTTCTGCTCCAAGCCATAGGCCAGGCTCATCCGTCGGTACCAGTCCAGAGCATGCCCTCGTGTCCCCATTGCGGCCACACCTATCGGGACGTGGAGCAGACGGGGCTTCTCGGGTGCTCCGAGTGCTACCGCGTCTTTGCGGAGCCGTTGCGGACGCTCTTGCGACGTATCCACGGCAGCGCAAAACACATCGGGAGCCGGCCGCCCCACCTCCGGAGACGCGTTGCGGTCCAAAGCCCGGAGGAGATCCGTCGCGCGCTGGAGGAAGCGGTGGCCCGCGAGGAGTACGAACGGGCAGCGGAGCTGCGAGATCTGCTGCGCGATCTCACACGGGGGACGAGCGAGACGCGCCAATGA
- a CDS encoding ABC transporter ATP-binding protein yields the protein MAEKDEFILSARGIHKYYPTGRDQRLHVLKGIDLAVRRGEIVSIVGPSGVGKSTLLHILGALDRPTSGTVYLDGVNVFRMDDHRLAAFRNRTAGFVFQFHHLLPEFTALENVMMPALIAGVEAKEARRRAEALLVEVGLADRMHHRPNELSGGEQQRVAVARALTNRPRILLADEPSGNLDAQSSRALHELLWRLVAEHGLTLVIVTHNMELAKSADRLLEMYDGRICREQQLVR from the coding sequence ATGGCTGAGAAGGACGAATTCATCCTTTCTGCGCGCGGTATCCACAAGTACTACCCGACGGGTCGGGACCAGCGCCTCCATGTGCTGAAGGGCATCGATCTGGCGGTGCGCCGGGGGGAGATTGTGTCCATTGTCGGTCCCTCCGGAGTCGGCAAGAGCACGCTGCTCCATATCCTCGGGGCGCTCGACCGCCCTACCTCCGGCACGGTGTACCTGGACGGGGTGAACGTTTTCCGGATGGACGATCATCGGCTGGCGGCTTTTCGCAATCGCACCGCCGGATTTGTGTTCCAGTTTCACCATCTCCTGCCCGAGTTTACAGCTCTGGAGAACGTCATGATGCCGGCCCTGATCGCCGGCGTGGAGGCAAAGGAGGCTCGGAGGAGGGCCGAGGCGCTGCTGGTGGAGGTGGGCCTGGCCGATCGGATGCACCACCGCCCGAACGAGTTATCCGGAGGGGAGCAGCAGCGGGTAGCGGTGGCGCGTGCCCTCACCAACCGGCCGCGAATCCTGCTTGCGGACGAGCCCTCGGGCAACCTGGATGCACAGTCCAGCCGGGCTCTCCACGAGCTCTTGTGGCGCCTGGTGGCCGAGCACGGGCTCACGCTGGTCATTGTGACGCACAACATGGAGCTGGCCAAAAGCGCAGATCGCCTTCTGGAGATGTACGATGGCCGGATCTGCCGCGAACAACAGCTGGTGCGCTGA
- a CDS encoding lipoprotein-releasing ABC transporter permease subunit, with protein MMFEFFIAKRYLRTRRKTGFISLIAYFSIIGIMIGTAALVIVLSVMNGFEREVRSRIIGFDAHIRLRTFHDQGIENWREVAEKVRQVPHVVGVSPYIYEKAMIRSSSSIEGLIVKGTDPTTLGEVTDIPKKIVYGQLDFSPQPAGEDGRPLPGIVLGFNLADRLGVSIGDRVILVSPAGITGIFGQIPPMTECRVAGYFETGLYEYDDTFAYMSLEQAQRLFRMGDRITGLEIRVDELRHVKWVADHLNATLGYPFHTLTWFQLNKNLFAWMQIEKWAAFIVLSLIILVAAFNIVSSLIMVVMEKTRDIGILKSMGATSRSIMRIFVLEGLVAGAIGTALGLVAGYVLCWSQLKFEWFSLPADIYIINKLPVYMRPLDFVMVALAAMALSFVATLYPSWKAARLDPVAAIRYE; from the coding sequence ATGATGTTCGAGTTCTTCATCGCCAAACGCTATTTGCGCACCCGAAGGAAGACGGGGTTCATCTCCCTCATTGCCTACTTCTCCATCATCGGCATCATGATCGGTACGGCTGCGCTGGTGATCGTCCTCTCCGTGATGAACGGGTTCGAGCGGGAAGTGCGCTCCCGCATCATCGGATTCGACGCGCACATCCGTCTCCGGACCTTTCACGACCAAGGTATCGAGAACTGGCGCGAGGTGGCTGAAAAGGTACGCCAGGTGCCGCATGTGGTGGGCGTGTCGCCCTATATCTACGAGAAGGCGATGATTCGTTCCAGCTCGAGCATCGAAGGGCTCATCGTGAAAGGGACCGACCCGACGACGTTGGGAGAGGTTACGGATATCCCGAAAAAGATCGTGTACGGGCAGCTGGACTTCAGCCCGCAGCCGGCGGGTGAGGACGGAAGACCGCTTCCCGGCATTGTCCTGGGCTTTAATCTGGCGGACCGGTTGGGGGTTTCGATCGGAGATCGGGTCATTTTGGTCAGTCCGGCGGGGATCACCGGCATCTTTGGGCAAATTCCTCCCATGACCGAGTGCCGCGTGGCTGGCTATTTCGAAACGGGTCTCTACGAGTACGACGATACCTTTGCCTACATGTCCCTGGAACAGGCCCAGAGGCTTTTCCGGATGGGGGACCGCATCACGGGCTTGGAGATTCGCGTCGACGAGCTGAGGCACGTAAAGTGGGTGGCTGACCATCTGAACGCGACGTTGGGTTACCCCTTCCATACGCTAACCTGGTTCCAGCTCAACAAGAATCTTTTTGCTTGGATGCAGATTGAGAAATGGGCAGCTTTCATCGTGCTCAGTCTGATCATTCTGGTGGCGGCCTTTAACATCGTGAGCTCCCTGATTATGGTGGTGATGGAAAAAACCCGCGACATTGGGATTCTGAAGTCCATGGGTGCGACCTCTCGCAGCATCATGAGGATCTTCGTGCTCGAGGGGCTGGTGGCGGGAGCAATTGGTACGGCTTTGGGACTCGTGGCGGGCTACGTCCTGTGCTGGTCCCAGTTGAAGTTCGAGTGGTTCAGTCTGCCAGCGGATATTTACATTATCAACAAGCTGCCAGTGTACATGCGCCCCCTGGACTTCGTGATGGTAGCCCTGGCAGCCATGGCCCTTTCCTTCGTGGCCACCCTTTATCCATCGTGGAAAGCGGCCAGGCTCGATCCGGTGGCGGCGATTCGGTACGAGTGA